DNA sequence from the Tissierella sp. MB52-C2 genome:
CTTACATTATAATGAAAAGTTTAAATGTGCCTATGTTGCTATCTATAATTATAGGGACCCTAACTTTTCAAGGAACCAAGGGGATAAGCTATGTATTATCTTATTTATTAATTTATGGGTTTTTCTCTTTATTTAAAGAAGAAAAAACTTATTCCTTAATAAAAGCATCCTTAGTATCTTCTATTATATTTACAAGTTGTAGAGTAGCAGGTGTCTTTCTAAGTAAACAATTATTTATTTATGATTTATTTATGGTATTATTCGAAGGTGTAATTGTTTTTACAATGATTTATATATTTTCCTTTAGTTTACCTATTGAAAAAATAGGTGGTGCAAACTTTAATAATGAAAAAGCCATTTGTTCCTTTATTACATTAGCATTAGCCTTAGCTGGGGTTAAAGATATATTGATATTAGGCTTTGGAATTAAAAATGTAATTAGTATAATGCTTATATTATATGTGTCCTATAGCTATGGAGCATTTATCGGAGGAACCTCTGGAATAATCTTAGGAATGGTAGGATATATATCTCAACCCGAGATGCCTTTCATCATAGGAATACTTGGTATATCAGGACTTTTAGCAGGTATATTTAAAGATATAGGAAAATCGGGCTCAGCTTTAGGCTTTATAATTGGAAATGGAATTACTTCTTTTTATGTCAATGGCTTAGGAACTAGCTTTCTAGGAGTTAAAGAAATTATAATTGGAGTAATATTATTCTTAATAAGTGCAAATAAGATAAATGAAAGATTTACTGAAAGCTTTGTATTTGATTTAGATATGAAAAAGGATTATAACCAAAAAAGAGATGATATTATTATTAAAAAACTAAATAGAATGACAGAGGTTTTTAATAATTTAAGTGAGACATTTAAGGAATCAGCAAACGAAAGGGATTTTCATTCTACGGGTGAAGTATATAGTATGGTAGATAGTATAGCTAATAGCATATGTACAAGTTGTGCAAAGTATCAGGAATGTTGGGAAAAAAATTACTATACTACATATCAGAACTTCTTTAATTTAGTTGGCATAGTAGAAATGAAAACTACAGATAGTGAATTTGCTTATGAAGAAGCTAAAAAGTTTTGTATTAGAAGTGAAAAGACTTTAGATTTAATAGATAGAGCCGTAGAAAAGCTTAATATAGATCATAACTGGAAATTAAAATTAAGAGAAAATAGACTTTTATTGGCAGAACAATTAGAGGAAGTAGGAAAAGTAATAGAAAATATGACTGAAGATATATATGTTGATCCAAAGTTTAATGAAGAAATAGAACAAAATCTTTATAAAGACTTAAAAAATAATAGATTGGATATAAAAGATGTCTCTGTAGTTCAAATAGGAGAAGAAGATTTTGAAATATTCATAGACCTAAATACCGCAGTAAAGACTGAAGGAAAGTTAAAAGCGATGATAACTCAAAGCCTGGGGCAGGAAGTTGTCAGTGATACTAACTTTAATAGTATATCTAATAAGACCCAAAGATTTAAACTTCTGAGAACTAATAGATTTAGTGCCATGACCAAGGTGGCAACCATGCCTAACTCAGAAAATAAAATATCAGGAGATAGCTTTACCTTTGGAGAAATAGAAAATACCCACTTCTCAGCATTAAGTGATGGAATGGGAATTGGAAGGAAGGCTAATGAAGAAAGCAAGGTAGCTATTTCTCTACTAGAAAGATTAATGGAAGCTAATGCAGGTAAGGATATGATTTTAAAGACTATTAATTCAGTGCTTCGAGTAAAGTCTAATGAAGAAATGTTTGCTACCTTAGATCTAGCCTTTATAGACTTATATGCAGGAAAACTACAGATGATTAAAACAGGAGCCCCAGCAACTTTTATAAAGAAGAAAGATAGAGTAGATATGATTAGCGATGGAACTTTACCTGTAGGGATACTGAAGGATATAGATTTTAATCTTTATGAAGAATATATAGAAGACGGAGATATTATTATTATGATGTCGGATGGAGTCTTAGATGTTAATAGAGATATATATAATGCAGAAGATTGGATGAAAAATATAATAATTAATATAGATAGTATAAATCCTCAAGTCATAGCCAATGAAATATTAAATAGAGTTCAAGAAGTGGCAGCTACTAATACTGATGATATGACGGTTTTAGTAACAAAGGTCTGGAAGAATGTGTAAAACCATGAATAACTAAATTATTGGGCTAGCAAAGCTAGCCCAAATTTTTGCCTTAAACTTAAAATCAGTTGACAATTAGGTTATAATAAAGATATAGTTCATATATAATAAAATTTAAGGTGATTAAATGAAAGAAAAGGTATTGGCCACAATTAAAGAGTATAATTTGATAGAAGAAAATGATAATATAGTAGTAGGCATTTCAGGAGGACCAGACTCCATGGCTTTATTATATAGCTTATTAGAAGTTAAGTCTTCAATTCCCTTTAGTATACATATAGCTCATGTAAATCATGGTGTAAGAGGTAAAGATGCAAAATCTGATCAATTATTTGTGGAAAGAATAGCAAAAGAATTGAATTTATCATACTACACAAAAGATGTAGATATGATTCAATATGGAAAGGAGAATGGTATATCCTCAGAGGAAGCAGGTAGAGAGTTAAGATATGGATTTTTTAGAGAAATTCTATTGAAAGTAGGTAAGGGGAAAATAGCAGTTGCTCATAATATGAATGATCAGGCTGAGACTTTAATTATGAGATTTTTAAGAGGTACTGGTATAGATGGATTAAAAGGTATGGAATTTAAAACTAAAGATATAATTCGACCTATCCTGGGTATAGATAGAAAAGAAATTGAAAGCTACATAGAAAAGAATAATATTGAAACTGTATTGGATAAGACAAACTTGGAACCTATATATAGTAGAAATAAAGTAAGGTTAGAGTTAATACCTTACATAGAGGAAAATTTCAATCCCAATATAGTCAATACTCTCTGGAGAATGTCCAAGATATCTTCAGTTGATAGTAAGTTTCTAGAGGAGTATTCTAAAGAAAGATTTAATATTATAGTGAAAAATAAAGATAGACATAGTATAATCTTAGATGGTGGAAAGTTTTTACAAGAAGATAAATCTATTCAACAGCGAATTATAAGAGTAGCCATAGAAGAGATAAATGACTCTTTACAAGGAATTACTGAAGTTCAGATTAACTTAACCTTAAGTCTTTTTTCATCCTTAAATACAGGAAAAGAAATCCATTTATCAAATGGTATAATAGCTAAGACTAGATATAATGACTTAATCATCGAGAAAGATCACAAGAAAGAAGCAAGTAAATACTTTTATAAATTAAATCTTGGAAATACTAATCTAGAGGATATAAAATATTCTTTCAAAGTAGAGGTATTTCCGGTAGGAGAAAATTTCATACTAAATAAATCAAAAAATACTAGATATTTTGATTTTGATATTGTAAAGGGAAGTTTAGGAGTAAGAAATAGACGTGAAGGCGATAGACTACATCCATTTGGCATGAGGGGAACAAAGAAGCTTAAAGATTATTTTATTGATGAAAAGATACCGAAGGAATTAAGAGATAGGATTCCATTAATAGTAGACGAAGAAAATATTATATGGGTAGTAGGATATAGAACAAATGATTTATATAAAGTAACAAAGAATTCAAAGAAAATCCTATCAATATCATATAATTAATTGTATAATACATAACAAGGAGGATTATAATGGAGAAGATAATTAAAACTATATTAGTTACTGAAGAAGATATTGAAAAAAGAGTAAAAGAGCTTGGAAAGCAAATTGCAGAAGATTATAAAGGCAAGGATTTAATTTTAGTAGGCATATTAAAAGGTGCCGTTATTTTTATGTCTGATTTAGCTAGAAATATAAATATGCAAATAGGTCTAGATTTCATGGCTGTATCCAGCTATGGCAGATCATCAACATCTACTGGTGAAGTTAGAATAATAAAAGATTTAGACTTTAGCGTAGAAAATAAGGATATACTTATTATAGAGGATATTATAGATACTGGATATACTTTGGCATATTTAACTGACAATTTGAAAAAGAGAGGAGCTAGTTCAGTTAAAGTTTGTACTCTTTTAGATAAACCTGAGAGAAGAAAGGTAAATGTTCCGGTAGATTATTTAGGTTTTGCTATTCCGGATGAATTTGTAGTAGGTTATGGATTAGATTATGCTGAAATAGGCAGAAACTTACCTTATGTAGCAGCTCTTAAGGAAGAAGTGTATAGCAAGTAGAAGGTTGAA
Encoded proteins:
- the spoIIE gene encoding stage II sporulation protein E, giving the protein MMRTDSLKNQGHWYEVNLKMDRRTIITVIIGFFLARANLLNKLTPFGFAFLTAYIIMKSLNVPMLLSIIIGTLTFQGTKGISYVLSYLLIYGFFSLFKEEKTYSLIKASLVSSIIFTSCRVAGVFLSKQLFIYDLFMVLFEGVIVFTMIYIFSFSLPIEKIGGANFNNEKAICSFITLALALAGVKDILILGFGIKNVISIMLILYVSYSYGAFIGGTSGIILGMVGYISQPEMPFIIGILGISGLLAGIFKDIGKSGSALGFIIGNGITSFYVNGLGTSFLGVKEIIIGVILFLISANKINERFTESFVFDLDMKKDYNQKRDDIIIKKLNRMTEVFNNLSETFKESANERDFHSTGEVYSMVDSIANSICTSCAKYQECWEKNYYTTYQNFFNLVGIVEMKTTDSEFAYEEAKKFCIRSEKTLDLIDRAVEKLNIDHNWKLKLRENRLLLAEQLEEVGKVIENMTEDIYVDPKFNEEIEQNLYKDLKNNRLDIKDVSVVQIGEEDFEIFIDLNTAVKTEGKLKAMITQSLGQEVVSDTNFNSISNKTQRFKLLRTNRFSAMTKVATMPNSENKISGDSFTFGEIENTHFSALSDGMGIGRKANEESKVAISLLERLMEANAGKDMILKTINSVLRVKSNEEMFATLDLAFIDLYAGKLQMIKTGAPATFIKKKDRVDMISDGTLPVGILKDIDFNLYEEYIEDGDIIIMMSDGVLDVNRDIYNAEDWMKNIIINIDSINPQVIANEILNRVQEVAATNTDDMTVLVTKVWKNV
- the tilS gene encoding tRNA lysidine(34) synthetase TilS translates to MKEKVLATIKEYNLIEENDNIVVGISGGPDSMALLYSLLEVKSSIPFSIHIAHVNHGVRGKDAKSDQLFVERIAKELNLSYYTKDVDMIQYGKENGISSEEAGRELRYGFFREILLKVGKGKIAVAHNMNDQAETLIMRFLRGTGIDGLKGMEFKTKDIIRPILGIDRKEIESYIEKNNIETVLDKTNLEPIYSRNKVRLELIPYIEENFNPNIVNTLWRMSKISSVDSKFLEEYSKERFNIIVKNKDRHSIILDGGKFLQEDKSIQQRIIRVAIEEINDSLQGITEVQINLTLSLFSSLNTGKEIHLSNGIIAKTRYNDLIIEKDHKKEASKYFYKLNLGNTNLEDIKYSFKVEVFPVGENFILNKSKNTRYFDFDIVKGSLGVRNRREGDRLHPFGMRGTKKLKDYFIDEKIPKELRDRIPLIVDEENIIWVVGYRTNDLYKVTKNSKKILSISYN
- the hpt gene encoding hypoxanthine phosphoribosyltransferase — encoded protein: MEKIIKTILVTEEDIEKRVKELGKQIAEDYKGKDLILVGILKGAVIFMSDLARNINMQIGLDFMAVSSYGRSSTSTGEVRIIKDLDFSVENKDILIIEDIIDTGYTLAYLTDNLKKRGASSVKVCTLLDKPERRKVNVPVDYLGFAIPDEFVVGYGLDYAEIGRNLPYVAALKEEVYSK